The following coding sequences lie in one Allorhizobium pseudoryzae genomic window:
- a CDS encoding amino acid ABC transporter ATP-binding/permease protein, which produces MTALWHIFRIIVSDQRAALLRGAALGVVVLLMGVALLGLSGWFITAAAAAGLAGLGTVFDVFRPSAMVRFLALGRTAARYGERLLTHDATLRALETLRLRLLHGTLSAPLQRMQTIRGPQALNRLMADIDALDGVPLRLVLPLCSALVVQLIAGIALWFLVTPSIALWVTIGWTAGAVLVFWPSLVMATPLSRQREAAAQAFRTRLIDLIRSRRDLTVYGRLQDQVEAVTAAETRRLAIPLDRVDRATGLALSLLATVVGAGTLWLGLQAAQEGLLQPAFAALAFFAALALAETVAPLRRAASDLGRMAEAARGVRRDLARTDEQPAPFEDRQPHVDNGPALTIRNLQLARQDGEARLIQDLGLDVAAGETVALSGASGCGKSTILLAIAALYPVAGGEIRVLGRSLPLWPEAALREVLTLLPQRSAIMAGTVRETLQLADPGQRDEMLWSVLKCVHLETLVQDRGGLDMRLGHLGEGLSGGEARRLALARALLRRPHVLLLDEPTEGLDEETATAVLAGIRAFLPQAAILMASHRAVEKAAADRVIVLE; this is translated from the coding sequence ATGACCGCGCTCTGGCATATTTTCAGGATCATCGTCTCAGACCAGCGGGCTGCGTTACTTCGCGGAGCAGCGCTCGGGGTTGTTGTGCTCCTCATGGGGGTCGCATTGCTCGGCCTCTCCGGCTGGTTCATCACGGCGGCCGCTGCGGCTGGCCTTGCCGGGCTCGGCACCGTTTTCGACGTGTTCCGTCCCTCCGCCATGGTGCGTTTCCTCGCGCTCGGGCGCACCGCCGCCCGCTACGGTGAACGCCTACTCACCCATGATGCAACGCTTCGGGCCTTGGAAACGCTGAGGCTGCGCCTGTTGCACGGGACTCTGTCCGCTCCGCTCCAACGGATGCAGACGATCCGCGGGCCGCAGGCATTGAACCGGTTGATGGCGGATATCGATGCCCTGGACGGCGTGCCGCTGCGCCTGGTCCTACCGCTCTGTTCGGCGCTTGTGGTGCAGTTGATCGCCGGCATCGCGCTGTGGTTCCTGGTCACCCCGTCCATCGCACTCTGGGTCACGATCGGATGGACGGCTGGTGCCGTGCTGGTGTTCTGGCCGAGCCTCGTCATGGCAACGCCCTTGTCGCGTCAGCGGGAGGCGGCAGCACAGGCCTTCCGCACGCGGCTGATCGATCTCATCCGCAGCCGGCGGGACCTGACGGTCTATGGGCGCCTGCAGGATCAGGTGGAGGCTGTAACCGCGGCGGAAACCCGACGACTGGCCATTCCTCTTGACCGGGTGGACCGGGCAACGGGTCTGGCCCTGTCGCTTCTGGCGACCGTGGTCGGCGCCGGCACGCTGTGGCTCGGCCTTCAGGCCGCGCAGGAGGGCCTGCTGCAGCCAGCCTTCGCAGCCCTCGCCTTCTTTGCCGCACTCGCACTGGCGGAAACCGTTGCGCCCTTGCGCCGCGCCGCCAGCGATCTCGGCCGGATGGCGGAAGCGGCACGGGGGGTGCGGCGCGACCTTGCCCGGACGGACGAGCAGCCGGCACCGTTTGAGGACAGGCAGCCACATGTCGATAACGGTCCGGCTCTCACCATCCGCAACCTCCAGCTTGCGCGGCAGGATGGCGAGGCTCGTTTGATCCAGGACCTGGGACTGGATGTCGCAGCCGGGGAAACGGTGGCGCTGTCCGGTGCCAGCGGCTGTGGCAAGTCAACGATCCTGCTCGCCATCGCCGCACTCTATCCCGTGGCAGGCGGCGAGATCCGCGTTCTTGGTCGCAGCCTGCCGCTCTGGCCCGAGGCAGCGTTGCGCGAGGTCCTGACGCTTCTGCCGCAACGCAGCGCCATCATGGCCGGTACGGTGCGGGAAACGCTGCAGCTTGCCGATCCGGGCCAGCGGGACGAGATGCTGTGGTCGGTGCTGAAATGTGTGCATCTGGAAACACTTGTGCAGGATCGGGGCGGGCTCGACATGCGTCTTGGCCATCTCGGCGAAGGCCTGTCCGGCGGCGAGGCGAGGCGCCTGGCATTGGCGCGGGCGCTTCTGCGGCGTCCTCACGTGCTGCTCTTGGATGAGCCGACCGAGGGGCTGGATGAGGAGACTGCGACGGCGGTTCTCGCCGGAATCCGGGCCTTCCTGCCACAGGCCGCGATCCTGATGGCATCGCACCGCGCGGTCGAAAAGGCTGCGGCCGATCGCGTGATCGTGCTCGAATAA
- the cydD gene encoding thiol reductant ABC exporter subunit CydD: protein MTAVQKPLRRAGLLSAVASMLWPIQAWLVAEALESLLTGKPVSATAVAMGFATIGLLRGLMHWQAEAMAQTAADTVVAEVRDRLVRTEARRAEDGSRGGAGAIAALATEKLQMLVPYATRYLPAQIRVSTVPLLILALAFWQSWAAGLILLISGPLIPVFMALVGMAAKEASARQMVEIGAINDVLVERLSALLDIRLLGAGQTVEAAFAASAGDLRRRTMAVLAIAFLSSTVLELFAAIGVAMMAVYVGFTLLGTIAFGTWGAGLSPAAGIFLLLLAPDFYQPLRDLASAWHDRAGAAAVADEVAAWEADDTTAVPGTGQRSEPLEGPASIRLSNCVSASGAPLPDISIAPGESVALVGPSGAGKTSALRLMAGLAAAAEGSVTVAGRPLTDETADGWRSRLGWMPQAPHFLHASIQHNLTLGRPGDLDAALKQAGVDAVVAGLPKGLSTRLGERGAGLSGGEARRLTLARAIFSGPDVVLADEPTADLDAETARLVTEGLMAEAERGATLVIATHDMGLARRMDRIIRIGDRT from the coding sequence ATGACGGCGGTGCAGAAGCCTTTGCGGCGCGCGGGCCTTCTGTCGGCGGTCGCCTCGATGTTGTGGCCGATCCAGGCCTGGCTTGTGGCGGAGGCACTGGAGAGCCTTCTCACCGGAAAGCCGGTATCCGCGACAGCCGTGGCCATGGGGTTTGCGACGATCGGCCTGCTGCGTGGGCTGATGCACTGGCAGGCGGAGGCAATGGCACAGACGGCGGCCGATACCGTCGTGGCAGAGGTGCGCGACAGGCTCGTCCGCACGGAGGCGCGTCGTGCCGAGGACGGTTCGCGCGGCGGCGCCGGTGCGATTGCGGCGCTTGCGACCGAGAAGCTGCAGATGCTGGTGCCCTATGCCACCCGCTATCTGCCGGCGCAGATCCGTGTTTCCACCGTCCCGCTGCTCATCCTGGCGCTGGCCTTCTGGCAATCCTGGGCCGCCGGCCTCATTCTCTTGATCAGCGGCCCGCTCATCCCCGTCTTCATGGCGCTCGTCGGCATGGCCGCCAAGGAGGCCAGTGCACGGCAGATGGTCGAGATCGGCGCGATCAACGATGTGCTCGTGGAACGTCTGTCGGCGCTTCTGGACATTCGCCTTCTTGGAGCCGGTCAGACAGTGGAAGCAGCCTTTGCCGCGAGTGCGGGAGATCTTCGCCGGCGGACCATGGCGGTGCTTGCGATCGCCTTTCTCTCCTCGACGGTGCTGGAACTGTTTGCCGCAATCGGGGTCGCCATGATGGCCGTTTACGTCGGCTTCACCCTGCTCGGCACGATCGCCTTCGGCACCTGGGGCGCCGGGCTCTCGCCGGCGGCCGGCATCTTCCTCTTGCTTCTCGCGCCGGACTTCTACCAGCCGCTGCGTGACCTTGCCTCCGCCTGGCACGACCGGGCGGGTGCGGCGGCAGTCGCCGACGAAGTAGCTGCCTGGGAGGCCGATGACACCACGGCCGTGCCCGGCACCGGACAGCGCTCAGAACCGCTCGAAGGGCCGGCATCGATCCGCCTGAGCAACTGCGTCTCCGCATCCGGGGCACCGCTCCCGGACATCTCGATCGCGCCCGGAGAAAGCGTCGCGCTTGTCGGACCGAGCGGTGCCGGCAAGACGTCTGCGCTCAGACTGATGGCCGGGCTTGCCGCTGCGGCTGAAGGCTCGGTCACGGTGGCCGGCCGGCCGCTGACGGACGAGACCGCGGACGGTTGGCGCTCGCGCCTCGGCTGGATGCCGCAGGCACCGCATTTCCTCCACGCCAGCATTCAGCACAACCTGACGCTTGGCCGGCCGGGGGACCTCGACGCCGCACTGAAGCAGGCGGGGGTCGATGCCGTCGTCGCCGGCCTGCCGAAAGGGCTTTCGACGCGACTGGGCGAGCGGGGCGCCGGACTGTCCGGTGGCGAAGCCCGGCGGCTGACGCTGGCCCGCGCCATCTTTTCCGGTCCGGACGTGGTGCTGGCGGACGAACCGACGGCGGATCTTGATGCAGAGACCGCCCGCCTCGTGACCGAAGGCCTGATGGCAGAGGCAGAACGCGGTGCAACGCTGGTGATTGCCACCCACGACATGGGCCTTGCCCGGCGCATGGACCGGATCATCCGCATCGGAGACAGGACATGA
- a CDS encoding RrF2 family transcriptional regulator, producing MRLTTRTNLAVRILMMCAVNEARTVRTADIARSCNASLNHLLHVVSALQALGFLETIRGRGGGLRLALPGHLISIGTVFRQFEAGVPVAECFDPLTNTCPLAGACRLKAYIAAATEAFYREMDRVSLNDLVAGNCGLEALLSLGPRLLEACPSAVEA from the coding sequence ATGCGACTGACGACCAGAACGAACCTGGCGGTGCGGATTCTGATGATGTGCGCGGTCAATGAGGCTCGGACCGTTCGCACCGCCGATATCGCTCGCAGTTGCAATGCATCGCTCAATCACCTGCTGCACGTCGTATCCGCGCTGCAGGCGCTGGGCTTTCTGGAGACGATCCGGGGCCGCGGCGGCGGTCTGCGGCTTGCCCTGCCCGGCCATCTGATCTCGATCGGCACTGTGTTTCGCCAGTTTGAAGCCGGCGTGCCGGTGGCGGAGTGTTTTGATCCGCTGACGAATACCTGTCCATTGGCGGGTGCCTGCCGATTGAAAGCCTATATCGCGGCGGCGACCGAGGCCTTTTACCGCGAAATGGACCGCGTCTCGCTGAACGATCTGGTGGCCGGCAATTGTGGACTGGAGGCCTTGCTGAGCCTTGGTCCGCGGCTGCTCGAAGCCTGCCCGTCAGCGGTCGAGGCGTAG